The Ammoniphilus oxalaticus genome contains a region encoding:
- a CDS encoding GGDEF domain-containing phosphodiesterase has protein sequence MDQLWRQAYYDPLTELHNRACFQKDLTHYLKKAKVEQTKLGVLLLDLDHFKKINDRLGHDMGDLLLIKNRFEFFTAELDRDNKRKALIESEMNRVLLDDQFMLYYQPKVNLWTREFIGVEALLRWEHPELGFLSPSEFFPIAEETGRIVLIGEWVMRAACQQMKEWIDQGKKPLTIAVNVSLVNVNIMLL, from the coding sequence TTGGATCAGCTGTGGCGTCAAGCATACTACGATCCGTTAACAGAGTTACACAATCGCGCTTGTTTTCAAAAAGATTTGACCCATTATTTGAAGAAAGCAAAGGTTGAACAGACAAAATTAGGGGTATTGTTACTCGATTTAGACCATTTTAAAAAGATTAATGATCGGCTTGGTCATGATATGGGGGATTTGTTATTAATCAAGAATCGCTTTGAATTTTTTACAGCAGAATTAGATCGGGATAACAAGCGGAAGGCGCTAATAGAAAGCGAAATGAATCGAGTGCTGCTAGATGATCAGTTCATGTTGTATTATCAACCGAAGGTCAACTTATGGACAAGAGAGTTTATCGGGGTGGAAGCATTACTGCGTTGGGAGCACCCTGAACTTGGATTTCTCTCTCCAAGTGAATTTTTCCCGATAGCGGAGGAAACAGGACGGATTGTTTTGATTGGGGAATGGGTGATGAGAGCAGCTTGTCAACAGATGAAAGAGTGGATCGATCAAGGGAAAAAACCGTTAACTATTGCTGTGAATGTGTCGCTCGTCAATGTGAATATCATGCTTTTGTAA